A single Candidatus Thalassolituus haligoni DNA region contains:
- a CDS encoding protein-glutamate O-methyltransferase CheR, whose protein sequence is MTLQITADEYLRFRDMLEQSSGIMLGDGKEYLVSSRLRRLLEQHNLSSISDLLSTLNGNRRLQELVIDAMTTNETLWFRDEHPYRVFRERLLPELAGLRRPLKIWSAACSTGQEPYSLSIEIEEFRKRSPGSLATGERILATDISPSSLAQAKDGIYQQLAIRRGMNEQHLKSYFHPRDGDRWQIDQKIKSRVDFRQQNLQQSFTGLGKFDVIYCRNVLIYFSADLKYDILKRMHGSLNPQGYLVLGASESLNNLGEYFEMVQCHPGIIYRAR, encoded by the coding sequence ATGACACTCCAGATCACTGCAGATGAGTATCTCCGGTTTCGGGACATGCTGGAGCAATCCAGCGGCATCATGCTGGGCGATGGCAAGGAATATCTGGTCAGCAGTCGTCTGCGGCGATTGCTGGAGCAGCACAACCTGAGCTCGATTTCCGACTTGCTGAGCACGCTCAACGGCAATCGACGCTTGCAGGAGCTGGTGATTGACGCTATGACCACCAACGAGACGCTGTGGTTTCGCGATGAACATCCGTACCGGGTGTTTCGTGAGCGTTTATTGCCGGAATTGGCCGGGTTGCGCCGCCCGTTAAAAATCTGGTCTGCTGCTTGTTCAACGGGCCAGGAACCGTATTCGCTCAGTATCGAGATTGAAGAGTTTCGCAAACGTTCTCCTGGCAGCCTGGCAACCGGTGAGCGGATTCTGGCGACCGATATCTCTCCCAGTTCGCTGGCGCAGGCGAAAGACGGTATTTATCAGCAGCTGGCTATTCGTCGTGGTATGAACGAGCAGCATCTGAAAAGCTATTTTCACCCACGGGATGGTGATCGTTGGCAGATTGATCAGAAGATCAAGAGCCGAGTGGATTTTCGCCAGCAGAATTTGCAGCAGAGCTTTACCGGGCTGGGCAAGTTTGATGTGATTTATTGCCGTAACGTACTGATCTATTTTTCTGCTGATCTGAAGTACGACATTCTCAAACGTATGCATGGCAGCTTGAATCCGCAAGGCTATCTGGTGCTTGGGGCGTCGGAGAGTCTGAATAACCTGGGTGAGTATTTTGAGATGGTGCAGTGCCACCCCGGTATTATTTACCGGGCGCGTTGA
- the flgA gene encoding flagellar basal body P-ring formation chaperone FlgA translates to MRRIIVLLLICQPLWADKLQTAALWTTESWQATLQHQLLQQWTDISGDAHGNRVSLVGLSPDYQLPACSQALNIELARPLQPGRNGVELRCASPWWQQFVAVELHVMESVAILTQAARSGDSTASASIQFVQQDLGNLQQGYIRNPEQLQDMEFRRNLRPGTVITPDMLISKLLIERGALVRIHLQRGAIQLQTEGDALSQGRKGDTIRVRNRRSGKTLTAEVIGPGEVTIR, encoded by the coding sequence GTGCGTCGGATAATTGTTTTACTCCTGATATGCCAACCTCTCTGGGCTGATAAACTCCAGACTGCGGCGCTTTGGACGACTGAATCCTGGCAGGCAACACTGCAACACCAGTTGCTGCAGCAGTGGACAGACATCAGTGGCGACGCCCATGGCAACCGGGTTTCGCTGGTGGGACTCAGCCCCGACTATCAACTGCCCGCCTGCAGCCAGGCGCTGAATATCGAGCTGGCCCGGCCACTGCAACCGGGGCGTAATGGTGTTGAGCTGCGCTGCGCCTCGCCCTGGTGGCAACAATTTGTCGCGGTCGAACTGCACGTGATGGAAAGCGTCGCCATTCTGACGCAAGCCGCTCGTTCTGGTGACAGCACCGCCAGCGCCAGCATCCAGTTTGTGCAACAAGATCTGGGCAATCTGCAACAAGGCTATATCCGCAACCCGGAACAACTGCAGGATATGGAGTTTCGCCGGAACCTGCGCCCAGGCACCGTAATCACCCCGGACATGCTGATCTCAAAATTGCTGATAGAGCGCGGTGCGCTGGTGCGTATTCACCTGCAGCGGGGTGCCATCCAGCTGCAAACCGAAGGCGACGCCCTGAGCCAAGGCCGCAAGGGCGACACCATTCGAGTACGTAACCGCCGTTCCGGCAAGACCCTCACCGCCGAAGTCATCGGCCCCGGAGAGGTCACTATCCGTTAG
- the rnt gene encoding ribonuclease T, with product MAQRFRGFLPVVVDVETGGFNPDTDALLEIAMVTLRMDDEGYIHPDQTLSAEVHPFDGANLEKEALDFTGIDPFDPERDAEFEIDVLTNMFQVVRREIKHYGCNRAVLVGHNAHFDHAFLRAAIERNDIKRDPFHPFSSFDTASIAAIALGQTVLAKSCITAGLDFDNSAAHSAAYDTWKTAELFCFIVNRYKDLGGWPLAIEPGVQLD from the coding sequence ATGGCCCAACGCTTCCGCGGCTTTTTGCCCGTGGTGGTCGATGTGGAAACCGGTGGGTTTAATCCCGATACCGACGCCCTGCTCGAAATTGCCATGGTCACCCTGCGCATGGATGACGAAGGCTATATCCACCCAGACCAGACATTGTCTGCCGAGGTGCACCCGTTTGACGGCGCCAACCTGGAAAAGGAAGCCCTCGACTTCACCGGCATCGACCCGTTCGACCCGGAACGGGATGCCGAATTTGAAATCGACGTGCTGACCAATATGTTCCAGGTGGTGCGGCGTGAGATTAAACACTACGGCTGTAACCGGGCGGTGTTGGTCGGCCATAACGCGCATTTCGATCACGCATTTCTGCGTGCTGCGATTGAGCGTAACGACATCAAGCGCGATCCGTTCCACCCGTTTTCGTCATTCGATACCGCCTCGATTGCCGCCATCGCCCTCGGCCAAACCGTGTTGGCAAAAAGCTGCATTACCGCCGGGCTCGATTTCGACAACAGCGCCGCTCACAGCGCCGCCTACGACACCTGGAAAACCGCTGAGCTGTTCTGTTTTATTGTGAACCGCTACAAGGATCTGGGTGGCTGGCCACTGGCGATTGAACCCGGCGTACAGCTAGACTGA
- a CDS encoding chemotaxis protein CheV, with protein sequence MAGVLDAVNQRTQLVGANRLELLLFRVNGRQVYGINVFKVKEVLQCPKLTVLPGSNPVVRGVAHIRSGTIPIMDMGLATGNAGLSDLNNAFVIITEYNGKTQGFLVGGVERIINMNWEEIHPPPRGTGKEHYLTAVTQVDKQLVEIIDVEKILAEVSPINEEISAGLISAEVHQRAKAHRVLIVDDSKIARKQITRCLENLGVEVVSMNDGRQAWEHLYGIAERGERLQDVYMMMVSDIEMPEMDGYTLTTRIRADSRMAGFHVVLHSSLSGVFNKAMVEKVGADDFIAKFDPDVLAGQVAIRVQSC encoded by the coding sequence ATGGCTGGTGTGTTAGATGCGGTTAACCAGCGAACCCAGTTGGTCGGTGCCAACCGGCTGGAGCTGTTGCTGTTCCGTGTAAACGGGCGACAGGTTTACGGCATTAACGTGTTCAAGGTGAAGGAGGTACTACAGTGCCCCAAGCTGACTGTTTTGCCGGGCAGTAATCCTGTCGTTCGCGGTGTGGCGCATATTCGATCGGGCACGATCCCGATCATGGATATGGGGCTGGCAACGGGGAATGCGGGGTTGAGCGATCTGAATAATGCATTTGTGATTATTACCGAGTACAACGGCAAGACTCAGGGGTTCCTGGTTGGTGGTGTTGAGCGCATCATCAATATGAACTGGGAAGAGATCCATCCACCACCACGGGGCACGGGTAAAGAACACTACCTGACGGCGGTGACACAGGTGGACAAGCAGTTGGTGGAAATTATTGATGTGGAGAAAATTCTGGCAGAAGTTTCTCCGATCAATGAAGAAATCAGTGCCGGTCTTATTTCAGCAGAGGTGCATCAGCGCGCGAAAGCACACCGGGTGCTGATCGTGGACGATTCCAAGATTGCCCGTAAACAGATTACCCGTTGTCTGGAAAATCTGGGTGTGGAAGTGGTATCGATGAATGATGGTCGTCAGGCCTGGGAGCATCTGTACGGTATCGCGGAGCGGGGTGAGCGCTTGCAAGACGTTTATATGATGATGGTATCTGATATTGAAATGCCGGAAATGGATGGTTATACACTGACGACTCGCATTCGTGCTGATTCACGAATGGCCGGTTTTCATGTGGTGCTGCATTCCTCGTTGAGCGGTGTATTCAACAAGGCGATGGTGGAAAAGGTGGGGGCCGATGATTTTATCGCCAAATTTGATCCTGACGTCTTGGCTGGACAGGTGGCTATTCGGGTTCAGTCTTGCTGA
- the pyrC gene encoding dihydroorotase — MTDRLTITRPDDWHLHVRDGQVLQHTVPATARVMKRAIIMPNLQPPVMSAEQALAYRERILAQAGDSGFDPLMVLYLTDNTTPEMISAAKATGRVVAAKLYPAGATTNSASGVTDLGKLDDVCAALADNDMKLLVHGEVTHQHVDIFDREKEFLDTVLAPLASKHKALSLVVEHITTKDAAEFVLSQGDNVAATITVQHLAYNRNHMLVGGIRPHFYCLPILKRNIHQQALQDAVVSGSRKFFLGTDSAPHARGAKENACGCAGCYTAYGAIELYAEIFEDLGVLHNLEGFASHYGPDFYHLPRNEDTITLVKSKWQVPSEMPFGNDIIVPLRAGETLRWQLQNS; from the coding sequence ATGACCGACCGCTTGACGATCACCCGCCCGGACGACTGGCATTTACACGTTCGCGATGGCCAGGTACTGCAACACACAGTCCCCGCCACTGCTCGGGTGATGAAACGAGCGATCATCATGCCCAACCTGCAACCGCCGGTGATGAGTGCCGAACAGGCATTGGCTTACCGCGAGCGCATTCTGGCCCAGGCTGGCGACAGCGGTTTTGACCCGTTAATGGTGCTTTACCTGACCGACAACACCACGCCCGAGATGATCAGCGCTGCCAAGGCTACTGGCCGCGTTGTGGCAGCCAAGCTGTATCCGGCGGGAGCGACCACCAACTCAGCCTCCGGCGTTACCGACCTCGGCAAGCTTGATGACGTTTGCGCGGCACTGGCTGACAACGATATGAAACTGCTGGTACACGGTGAAGTAACCCACCAGCACGTCGATATTTTTGACCGCGAAAAAGAATTTCTCGATACCGTACTGGCACCACTGGCAAGCAAACACAAAGCACTGAGCCTGGTGGTGGAACACATCACCACCAAAGACGCCGCCGAGTTTGTATTGAGTCAGGGTGACAACGTCGCCGCCACCATTACCGTGCAGCATCTGGCCTACAACCGTAACCACATGCTGGTTGGCGGTATTCGGCCGCATTTTTATTGTCTGCCGATTCTGAAGCGCAATATTCACCAGCAAGCGCTGCAAGACGCGGTGGTCTCTGGTAGCCGCAAGTTTTTCCTCGGTACCGACAGCGCTCCTCATGCCAGGGGTGCCAAGGAAAACGCCTGTGGTTGTGCCGGTTGCTATACCGCTTACGGCGCGATTGAGCTGTATGCCGAAATTTTTGAAGACCTCGGTGTACTCCACAATCTGGAAGGCTTCGCCAGTCACTACGGCCCCGATTTCTACCACCTGCCACGTAACGAAGACACCATTACCCTGGTGAAATCCAAGTGGCAGGTGCCCTCTGAAATGCCATTTGGCAACGACATCATTGTGCCATTGCGTGCGGGTGAAACCCTGCGCTGGCAACTGCAAAACTCCTGA
- a CDS encoding GNAT family N-acetyltransferase: MHTHADYRIRLAQPADANVCFAIENSAYQGDEAATLEKIRLRIERYPQGFLVLELAGAIIGFVNSGCCFKVAMDNEAFKQLAGHDPQGPENVVMSVVIHPVWQRHGWGRTLLLNYIEHMRRLGKQRIHLMCRSQHIRFYQRAGFIYQSESASSHGGLQWHEMQLELA; the protein is encoded by the coding sequence ATGCACACACACGCCGACTACCGTATACGGCTGGCGCAACCCGCCGACGCCAACGTCTGTTTTGCTATTGAAAACAGTGCCTATCAAGGTGATGAAGCCGCAACGCTGGAGAAAATTCGCCTGCGTATCGAACGTTATCCCCAAGGGTTTCTGGTACTGGAGTTGGCCGGAGCCATCATCGGTTTCGTCAATTCCGGCTGTTGTTTCAAGGTGGCGATGGACAACGAAGCGTTCAAGCAACTGGCAGGCCACGATCCGCAAGGCCCGGAAAATGTCGTGATGTCGGTGGTGATTCACCCGGTATGGCAGCGTCATGGCTGGGGTCGTACGCTGTTGCTCAATTACATTGAGCATATGCGCCGTCTCGGCAAGCAACGTATTCATCTGATGTGTCGCAGCCAACACATCCGTTTTTATCAGCGTGCTGGCTTTATTTACCAGTCCGAATCCGCCTCCAGCCACGGCGGTTTGCAATGGCATGAAATGCAGCTGGAACTTGCCTAA
- a CDS encoding heavy metal response regulator transcription factor translates to MRLLIVEDETKIGDYLQQGLTEAGFNVVLARNGLDGHHLAMTEAFDLLLLDVMLPDVDGWKICQSLRESGNQTPILFLTARDQIEDRVKGLELGADDYLVKPFAFAELLARVRTLLRRGLRPVQETLAVADLTLDTSKRIAVRDGQKITLTNREFALLELLVNRKGEVLTRSLIASQVWDMNFDSDTNVIDVAIRRLRRKIDDPFQQRLIHTVRGMGYRLDDESHD, encoded by the coding sequence ATGCGGCTACTAATTGTTGAAGACGAAACCAAGATCGGCGACTACCTCCAGCAGGGCCTGACCGAAGCCGGTTTTAATGTAGTACTGGCGCGTAACGGCCTCGACGGCCACCACCTCGCCATGACCGAAGCGTTCGACTTGCTGCTACTGGATGTCATGTTGCCAGACGTCGACGGCTGGAAGATTTGCCAGTCGTTGCGAGAATCCGGCAACCAGACGCCGATTCTTTTTCTTACCGCCCGCGACCAGATAGAAGATCGGGTCAAAGGGCTGGAGCTGGGTGCCGACGACTATCTGGTCAAGCCCTTCGCTTTTGCCGAATTACTGGCCCGAGTGCGCACTCTGCTGCGGCGCGGGTTACGCCCGGTACAAGAGACGTTGGCCGTCGCCGACCTGACCCTCGACACCAGCAAACGTATTGCCGTGCGTGACGGCCAGAAAATCACCCTCACCAACCGCGAATTCGCGCTGCTGGAACTGCTGGTCAACCGCAAGGGCGAAGTCCTGACCCGCTCGCTGATAGCCTCCCAGGTGTGGGATATGAACTTCGACAGCGACACCAACGTCATCGACGTCGCCATTCGCCGCCTGCGCCGCAAAATCGACGACCCGTTTCAACAACGGCTGATTCACACCGTGCGTGGCATGGGTTATCGGCTGGACGATGAAAGCCATGACTAG
- a CDS encoding YacL family protein, with translation MDYEFWFEGNKPVARLDEEHSLIGNWLTDEIGDDLKHLRALITTAELLQSGGLRDYRWQGKETILQITQHEVDISSNALMFDEDLDLEDESLTLHDYDLTAGCGLEDFIELMQAWKEFIAS, from the coding sequence TTGGACTACGAATTCTGGTTTGAAGGCAATAAGCCTGTTGCCCGCCTTGATGAAGAGCATTCTCTGATTGGCAACTGGCTGACCGATGAGATCGGTGACGATCTGAAGCACCTGCGGGCACTGATCACCACGGCGGAGTTACTGCAATCCGGTGGTTTGCGAGATTATCGCTGGCAGGGAAAAGAAACAATTTTGCAAATAACGCAACACGAGGTCGATATCTCATCCAACGCCTTGATGTTCGATGAAGACCTTGATCTGGAAGATGAATCCCTGACGCTACACGATTACGATCTGACCGCAGGCTGCGGGCTTGAAGACTTTATCGAGCTGATGCAAGCCTGGAAAGAATTTATCGCCAGCTGA
- the flgN gene encoding flagellar export chaperone FlgN codes for MNSTANVYLPTPECHQLRQLLLDELALGRLLQHQLEQEGQLLARMEPEQLQRAGQSKSAILQRMKEQTKQRMDWMSQQQLPLAADFLQHPQIRQQPEIARLWQQLAAQYRHNRDRSIQLNELVLTAKRRIQQRIHILRGQPDRSPLLYTETGQGKSARRGQGYIQA; via the coding sequence ATGAATTCTACTGCCAATGTGTACCTGCCAACGCCGGAATGTCATCAGCTGCGCCAGCTGTTGCTTGATGAACTGGCCCTGGGACGCCTGCTACAACACCAACTGGAGCAGGAAGGCCAGCTACTGGCCCGCATGGAGCCTGAACAACTGCAACGTGCCGGACAATCCAAGTCGGCGATATTGCAGCGCATGAAGGAACAGACCAAACAACGCATGGACTGGATGAGCCAGCAACAACTGCCGCTGGCGGCCGATTTTCTCCAGCATCCACAGATCCGCCAGCAGCCAGAGATTGCCCGCTTGTGGCAACAGCTTGCCGCTCAATATCGTCATAACCGCGATCGTTCCATCCAGCTGAACGAACTGGTTCTCACCGCCAAGCGCCGTATCCAGCAGCGTATCCATATTTTACGTGGCCAACCCGATCGCTCGCCATTGCTCTACACTGAAACAGGCCAGGGCAAATCGGCACGCCGAGGCCAGGGCTACATTCAGGCCTGA
- a CDS encoding flagellar brake protein, translating to MTSPARVPANKTPDNPPQDCALDQDEDIYGALRSLVLLQAPVRVLIDDQTTAFCAQITDVQLNNRSFFMTRLQPDKGNDLIRQGKRFRIDCDNQGIRIRFVADGRLRYQSAEQQYRGEFPSQVEYLQRRDAYRVNVPAAHYLVVEIPDQHPTPDEQTAPRYRYKGRLQDLSESGFKACFEGDIQADLKQLNLIAAAIVRCNEQHYLDCGLELRHLMLDSAGNTLAGFVFTRISSAARRYIYRLTTDFQWEERQFKIAPS from the coding sequence GTGACATCCCCAGCCCGCGTTCCGGCAAACAAGACACCTGACAATCCGCCGCAGGACTGCGCCCTGGATCAGGACGAAGACATCTACGGCGCGCTCCGCAGCCTGGTATTGCTGCAAGCGCCGGTAAGAGTACTGATTGACGACCAAACAACCGCCTTCTGTGCTCAAATAACCGATGTGCAGCTGAATAATCGCAGCTTTTTTATGACCCGGTTACAACCAGATAAAGGCAATGATCTGATCCGTCAGGGCAAACGCTTCCGCATTGATTGTGACAACCAGGGCATTCGTATTCGCTTCGTCGCCGACGGCCGTCTGCGCTACCAAAGTGCTGAACAACAGTATCGTGGTGAATTCCCCAGCCAGGTTGAATACCTGCAACGGCGCGATGCCTACCGGGTCAATGTGCCAGCGGCCCACTATCTGGTGGTCGAGATACCGGATCAGCACCCGACACCCGACGAGCAGACAGCTCCGCGCTATCGTTATAAAGGAAGGCTGCAGGATTTATCAGAATCCGGCTTCAAAGCCTGTTTTGAAGGTGATATTCAAGCTGATTTGAAACAACTGAATTTGATTGCCGCCGCCATCGTGCGCTGCAACGAACAACACTACCTGGATTGCGGGTTGGAACTACGCCACCTGATGCTCGATAGCGCTGGCAATACCCTCGCCGGATTTGTATTTACCCGGATTTCCTCTGCTGCCCGCCGTTATATATACCGTCTGACCACCGACTTTCAGTGGGAAGAACGGCAATTCAAAATTGCACCCTCATAA
- a CDS encoding copper resistance system multicopper oxidase, whose amino-acid sequence MKILTPTGISASGLSRRRFVQGLATGVALAGMGNARAGSLPASNNPQVQVLTGTQFDLVVSELAVNFTGSRGKATAINGSVPAPTLVWQEGETVTIRVRNDLAVSTSIHWHGIILPYQMDGVPGISFAGIAPGETFTYQFKVQQSGTYWYHSHSGFQELTGMYGAIIVRPKASDPVYYDREMAVVLSDWTDENPMDVFAKLKNQSDYYNYSQPTGPDFIRDAQRYGLSEAFAMRKMWNDMRMSPTDLADTSGETFTYLMNGTAPAGNWSGVFKPGEYVRLRFINGAGNTFYDVRIPGLKLTVVQADGQNLEPVTVDEFRFGPGETYDVIVHPADQPYTIFAQNMGRSGYARGTLTPAMGLTAAVPAMDKPEWLTMADMMGDMSGGMSGGMSGMGSMAGMNHGDMSGGMSGMGSMAGMDHAGMNHGDMKPGGMAVPSATVHHASSEYGPQVDMRVDTPRTNLDDPGIGLRNNGRRVLTLADLHTLGGSMDKRDPEREVELHLTGNMERYSWSFDGVEFGQSTPVHFRHGERVRVILQNDTMMTHPMHMHGVWSELENDRGEFQARLHTIPVQPAQRISYQVTADAVGRWAWHCHLMFHMDAGMFREVVIS is encoded by the coding sequence ATGAAGATTCTGACTCCCACTGGCATCTCGGCCAGCGGGTTATCACGGCGACGGTTTGTGCAAGGGTTAGCAACGGGTGTGGCACTGGCTGGCATGGGCAATGCTCGGGCGGGATCTTTGCCTGCCAGCAACAATCCACAAGTGCAGGTACTGACCGGCACTCAGTTTGATTTGGTGGTGAGTGAACTGGCGGTGAATTTTACCGGCAGTCGCGGTAAGGCCACGGCTATCAATGGTTCGGTTCCAGCGCCGACACTGGTGTGGCAAGAAGGCGAAACGGTCACCATCCGGGTGCGTAACGACCTGGCGGTGAGCACCTCGATTCATTGGCACGGCATTATTCTGCCGTATCAGATGGATGGTGTGCCGGGTATCAGCTTTGCGGGGATTGCTCCAGGTGAGACCTTTACCTACCAGTTCAAAGTGCAGCAAAGCGGGACGTATTGGTATCACTCCCATTCCGGTTTTCAGGAGCTAACGGGCATGTACGGCGCAATTATTGTGCGCCCGAAAGCGTCAGACCCGGTCTACTACGACCGTGAGATGGCGGTGGTGCTGTCGGACTGGACCGACGAAAACCCGATGGATGTGTTCGCCAAGCTGAAAAATCAGTCGGATTATTACAACTACAGTCAGCCCACCGGGCCAGATTTTATTCGCGACGCCCAGCGTTATGGCCTCAGCGAAGCGTTCGCCATGCGCAAAATGTGGAACGACATGCGTATGAGCCCGACCGACCTGGCCGATACCTCTGGCGAAACCTTTACCTATCTGATGAACGGTACGGCTCCGGCGGGTAACTGGAGCGGTGTGTTTAAACCGGGTGAGTACGTGCGGCTGCGGTTTATCAATGGCGCTGGCAACACCTTCTATGATGTGCGTATTCCCGGTTTGAAACTAACGGTCGTACAGGCTGATGGTCAGAACCTGGAGCCGGTAACGGTGGATGAATTCCGCTTTGGTCCAGGTGAAACCTACGACGTGATTGTGCATCCGGCGGATCAGCCGTACACCATTTTTGCTCAGAACATGGGTCGTTCCGGGTATGCACGCGGAACGTTGACTCCAGCCATGGGGCTAACGGCCGCTGTACCGGCTATGGATAAACCGGAGTGGTTAACCATGGCCGATATGATGGGCGATATGTCGGGTGGTATGTCGGGTGGTATGTCGGGCATGGGCAGTATGGCGGGCATGAATCACGGCGATATGTCGGGTGGTATGTCGGGCATGGGCAGTATGGCAGGCATGGATCACGCAGGTATGAATCACGGCGATATGAAACCCGGGGGCATGGCGGTGCCGTCTGCCACTGTCCATCACGCCAGCAGTGAATACGGCCCGCAAGTGGATATGCGCGTCGATACACCGCGCACCAATCTGGATGATCCCGGCATTGGCTTGCGTAACAACGGTCGGCGGGTGTTAACCCTGGCGGACTTACATACGTTAGGTGGCTCAATGGATAAACGCGACCCCGAGCGTGAAGTCGAACTGCACTTGACCGGCAATATGGAACGCTACAGCTGGTCGTTTGATGGGGTCGAATTTGGCCAGTCGACTCCGGTACATTTTCGCCATGGCGAGCGGGTGCGGGTAATTTTGCAGAACGACACCATGATGACCCACCCGATGCACATGCACGGCGTGTGGAGCGAACTGGAAAATGACCGGGGTGAATTTCAGGCGCGGTTGCACACCATTCCGGTACAACCGGCCCAACGCATCAGTTATCAGGTAACAGCAGATGCTGTCGGACGTTGGGCGTGGCATTGCCACCTGATGTTCCATATGGATGCGGGCATGTTCCGCGAGGTGGTGATCTCATGA
- a CDS encoding copper resistance protein B, with amino-acid sequence MKILMMKKPIAQACLLAGLLVAPISWAETSTMMSGMECQAGDANCMPHEGMNHESMNHEDMDHGQMDHSMMNQGEMPHESMNHEGMNHESMNHENMDHGQMDHSMMNQGEMPHEGMNHEGMNHEGMNHENMDHSQMDHSMMNQGEMLHEGMNHEGMNHEGMNHENMDHGQMDHSSMQVQGGSAPTNARDPNAYSGGYTLTSGPYARKGPRQLHFADEHRFSALMIDNLELSRHDGDTSQRLSGEYWYGTTWERAVVQFDGERQDGATDAELGVYWRHALTAFWNTQLGVRHDSSDDLDRNWVGVGFQGLAPYWFESQAMLFVGKQGVTQLELEAEYDLLFTQRWILGLDGALTATGKRDPEGAFGQGLNSTQFGARLRYEFSRRFAPYFGVERSHHYGGTAGILGERASTEWVLGVKAWL; translated from the coding sequence ATGAAAATACTGATGATGAAAAAGCCGATCGCACAGGCATGTTTGCTGGCCGGGTTGCTGGTGGCTCCCATTAGCTGGGCAGAAACCAGCACCATGATGTCTGGTATGGAATGCCAGGCTGGTGATGCCAATTGCATGCCCCACGAAGGCATGAACCATGAAAGCATGAACCATGAAGATATGGATCATGGCCAGATGGATCATTCCATGATGAATCAAGGCGAGATGCCTCACGAAAGTATGAACCACGAAGGCATGAACCATGAAAGCATGAACCATGAAAATATGGATCATGGCCAGATGGATCATTCCATGATGAATCAAGGCGAGATGCCCCACGAAGGCATGAACCATGAAGGTATGAATCACGAAGGCATGAACCATGAAAATATGGATCATAGCCAGATGGATCATTCCATGATGAATCAAGGCGAGATGCTTCACGAAGGTATGAACCACGAAGGTATGAATCACGAAGGCATGAACCATGAAAATATGGATCATGGCCAGATGGATCATTCCAGTATGCAGGTGCAAGGTGGTTCAGCGCCGACCAATGCCCGCGATCCGAATGCCTATTCCGGCGGTTACACCCTGACCTCTGGCCCCTACGCCAGGAAAGGCCCCCGTCAGCTGCATTTTGCCGATGAACATCGGTTTTCTGCGCTGATGATCGACAACCTCGAATTGTCTCGGCACGACGGTGATACTTCTCAGCGTCTGAGTGGCGAATATTGGTACGGCACTACCTGGGAACGAGCGGTTGTGCAATTCGATGGCGAGCGCCAGGACGGTGCTACCGATGCCGAGCTGGGCGTGTACTGGAGGCATGCCCTGACCGCGTTCTGGAATACCCAACTGGGGGTGCGACATGACAGCTCGGATGATCTGGATCGTAACTGGGTTGGTGTCGGTTTTCAGGGCCTGGCTCCGTACTGGTTTGAAAGCCAGGCCATGCTGTTTGTCGGCAAGCAGGGCGTCACGCAACTGGAGCTGGAGGCCGAATACGACCTGTTGTTTACCCAGCGCTGGATACTCGGATTGGATGGTGCTTTAACGGCAACCGGTAAGCGTGACCCGGAAGGAGCGTTTGGTCAGGGGCTGAACAGCACTCAGTTTGGTGCCCGGTTACGTTACGAATTCAGTCGCCGGTTTGCACCCTACTTCGGTGTCGAACGCAGCCATCATTATGGTGGCACCGCTGGCATCCTTGGAGAACGTGCCAGTACCGAGTGGGTGTTAGGTGTAAAAGCCTGGTTGTAG
- the flgM gene encoding flagellar biosynthesis anti-sigma factor FlgM: protein MNINKLTGAIDTGSRASAKTADATSPMSAKGDPASGTQNASYSDQVKLSASSKSIQQVEAEISAMPEVNDAAVDRIRAAIDSGEYKIDYEKLAGKMLDFEGRLN from the coding sequence ATGAATATCAACAAGTTAACAGGTGCCATCGACACCGGTAGTCGCGCTTCAGCGAAAACCGCCGATGCCACCAGCCCAATGTCAGCCAAGGGTGATCCAGCCTCCGGCACCCAGAATGCCAGCTACAGCGATCAGGTCAAACTGAGCGCCAGCAGCAAAAGCATCCAGCAGGTTGAGGCTGAAATCAGTGCCATGCCTGAGGTGAACGATGCCGCCGTCGACCGCATCAGAGCCGCCATCGACAGCGGTGAATACAAAATCGATTATGAAAAACTGGCAGGAAAAATGCTGGACTTTGAAGGACGCCTGAACTGA